GTACAGGCGACCTGCGCCGTGTGGGCGTGGAAGACCGGCGTGTAGCCGGCGGTGATGACCGAGGGGTGCTGCATCACGACGATCTGCGCTTTGAACGTCTCGGCGACCGACGGCGGGTCGTCGGCGGGGCCACAGACGTCACCGCGGCGGATGTCGTCCTTGCCGATGCCACGGACGTTGAACCCGACGTTGTCACCGGGGCCGGCCTGGGGCACTTCCTCGTGGTGCATCTCGACGGTCTTGACCTCGCCGCCGACGTCCGACGGCTGGAAGGAGACGTTGTCGCCGGGACTCATCGTTCCGGTTTCGATACGTCCGACCGGGACCGTCCCGATACCGGAGATGGTGTAGACGTCCTGGATCGGCAGGCGCAGCGGCGCGTCCGTCGGCGGCTGCGGCTCCGGCAGGTCGTTGAGCGCTTCGAGCAGGGTCGGGCCGTCGTACCACGACGTGTTCTCCGAGGCGTCGGCGACGTTGTCGCCCTCGAAGGCCGAAATGGGGATGAACGTCGCGTCGTCGGAGTTGAACTGAACCTGCTTGAGGAGCTGCTGAACCTCTTCTTTGACCTGCTTGTAGGAGTCCTCGCCGTAGTCGACGAGGTCCATCTTGTTGACGCCGATGATGAGCTCGTTGATGCCCAGCGTGCGGGCGAGGAACACGTGCTCTCGGGTCTGGGGCGCGACGCCGTCGTCGGCCGCGACGACGAGCACCGCGTTGTCGGCCTGCGAGGCGCCCGTGATCATGTTCTTCACGAAGTCACGGTGGCCCGGACAGTCGACGATGGTGAAGTAGTACTCGTCGGTGTCGAACTCCTGGTGGGCGATGTCGATGGTGACGCCACGCTCGCGCTCCTCGGCGAGGTTGTCCATGACGTAGGCGAACTCGAAGCCGCCTTTGCCCTTCTCTTCGGCTTCCTCTCGGTGCTGCTCGATTACGTGCTCGGGGACGGACCCTGTCTCGTACAGGAGTCGCCCGACCAGCGTA
This portion of the Halobellus litoreus genome encodes:
- the tuf gene encoding translation elongation factor EF-1 subunit alpha; its protein translation is MSDKPHQNLAIIGHVDHGKSTLVGRLLYETGSVPEHVIEQHREEAEEKGKGGFEFAYVMDNLAEERERGVTIDIAHQEFDTDEYYFTIVDCPGHRDFVKNMITGASQADNAVLVVAADDGVAPQTREHVFLARTLGINELIIGVNKMDLVDYGEDSYKQVKEEVQQLLKQVQFNSDDATFIPISAFEGDNVADASENTSWYDGPTLLEALNDLPEPQPPTDAPLRLPIQDVYTISGIGTVPVGRIETGTMSPGDNVSFQPSDVGGEVKTVEMHHEEVPQAGPGDNVGFNVRGIGKDDIRRGDVCGPADDPPSVAETFKAQIVVMQHPSVITAGYTPVFHAHTAQVACTIESIDQKLDPASGEVAEENPDFIQSGDAAVVTVRPQKPLSIEPSGEIPELGSFAVRDMGQTIAAGKVLEVNER